A region of the Sarcophilus harrisii chromosome 3, mSarHar1.11, whole genome shotgun sequence genome:
AGAAGAGGAACTAGAAAACAGGGAAGGTAATCACACAGCATGGTATAGAGATGAATGGAATTGGCATGAAAACCTGGTTCCTGGCTCTAGGAAAGATGAGGTGAAAGCTCACTTATCAGAGTCTGACATCCCAGAGACAGAGTCCAAGTTTCCTGGGGCAGGGGGATATGGATGATAGCTGGATGACATACTAAAgtattttaaacacacacacacaaaaatgtcaataaataaaataaaatcaaaaagagcCCATATTTCTAATCAGTGGATAAACCCAAAGCACAATTGAGCTTTTAACTTTAGTCTCTTCTCCACACTTAGtagttttaattactttttggaTGATACCATGAATAATCATCTTCAAGAATGGGCGCAGAAGAGTGGTTGTTCGTTAGAATACAAGATTTGGAGACCATTccaaaaagtttttacaaaatcCAAAGCAAGTGCTGAAGAACTCCTAtgactttcaatattttatatcaGTCTAAAATTCTgctccacttaaaaaaaaaactatcccaTGCTTATCTACATCTGTTTACTTCCCTCAAGacatatgctataaatatttcatggCTATAGATGAAGGCCAAgattcagttttctctctcttttttgctaattcaaaaaattaattaatccaACCCTGAGGATCTTTCTACAAACCCCAAAACATTTGTCTGTTGAATAATTATAGATTTATTCATTCTTCCCCCATTATTTTTTCCCAGTAcctcttcttccatttctatgAACTTGTACAAGAATTTTTCAGGCTATAAACTATACCCTGGTGGATAAAACATGGTTAGTACATTttaatcattcaatcaacaagaaaaaattatcaaatgcCTATTGTTGTCCAGGCACTGTGTTTAATGTTGGCAATGcaaatacaaagattaaaaagatagtccctatcctcaagaagcttacattctacaagGGAGAAAAACACAAGttcatagataagtaaatataggATTGGTTTATGTATGTCTGTATAAAGACACACTGATTAGGAAAGCACTAATAATTGggaaactgcaaaaaaaaaaaatctcctgaagGAACTGGCACCTGAATTTCAGATGAAGACGGGAGTTTTTAGTAACACAAGTGAAAATATAGAACATATTAGTCATGGGAGATAGTCTATACAAAGTCTATATAGTCTACAGATATAGTCAATAAGGTGAATAAAATTTTGTATATGGAGAACAGCAAAATTGCCAGTTTTACTAGAGCTTAGAATTtgtgaaaataagaaatatataatgaGTCTGGAAATACAGGATAGACTCAGattataaaaatatctaaataccaaaaaaatgagTTTGCTTTGTAAGAAAGGTAATGAATGGGGAGCCATAGAAGCTTTTTGAAAGGGGAATAACATGATGATATCAATTTTGGAAACTATATGGAGTACAAAACTAGTCAAAGAGAGATAAATTAGGAGACTTGCAATAATCCAACTTGAAGTGCTGAGTTCTTTGACTAGAGTATctgtggtatacttagagagaaGAGCATGGATAAGAAATGATATGGGGAAGCATAAATTAGGCTTGAATTGGATGTTGGAGGTGAAAGTAAAAAGTCAAGGATGACTTGATTATAAACATGGGAAGAATGATAATCcctgagagaaatagagaagttagaaagacagataaatattattttgttctgttttgtttatttgtagaatttttaggggagggaatagggggAAATCATGTGATATATTTTAGACATTTGAGATGAAAATGTTTATAGGAAATCAAAGTGGTGATGTCAAGAAGGCATTTAGAGTTATGAAATTAGAGACTGAGGAAGTTAGGTAGATTAAATTTGTAAATTTGAGAGTTATCtgtgaagaaaagaattaaacCCATAGGAACTGATGAATCTTAGATAGAATAGAGATAGCATAGAACAGATTACAGTGGTTTATACCCATGTATAGGGGTAAGACATGGATGATAAACcacaaaaaagactaaaaaggaTCAGTCttatgaaggaagggagagaagaaggaaataaccatttatatagtgtctactgTTTACCAGATCCTACTATGTTCTAAACACTACAAATATTATCGAATCCTTACAACAGCCTTTTTGAGGAATGGGCTTCTCATTTTACTGAAGTgctcagaggttaagtgacttgctctgaaTCTCACAACTAGAAAATATGTTTATGGGCAAACTTAAATGCAGTTTTTCTTGTCTCTGGGTCCAGCATTCCATCTACCAAGCTACCTTGCTAACAGACAGGAAGTTTACCACAACAGAGCAATTTCACTAAAAcctagagaaaaaatattttcctataagATACCACCTATTTCCTGATGTATGAATTGGACATTGAAGTGCAATATTTCTTGAGAGGCCATCATAGAACCATAACAGATGTTAGGGGATTTCTTTCACCCTGATAATCTGAAAACTATTTATTTGGCACCATCCAACtaatatattatgatcaattcacCTTGAAACCATATAATCTATGAACTCCAGAGAATGAATTTGTTTATTTACCAGtcagtggaaaaaaatagaattcatgtTAACATTCACAGATATGTACAAGGCCCACCAGTAAATAACCCTTCCTTGCAGACTCATGTCTACTTATAAACATATACTAGACTAGGGCTCACAACAGCCCTTAGTTGACAATAACCTCTTCTGTTTGCATTCTATTAGTTTCTCCTTGTGTAGTTTATCAGGATTTTTGGAGAAATATATGTTGTTCAGTTCTATAGAGAAAGTTTATTTgctacttcacttttttttttttttgagatttttcaaaatatatagactaAGCACTTTTCTCAGATATTATAATTAACTGTAATTAAGCACACACCAAATCCACAAATTGGTTTAGTTGTTATAACAGTTAGggtattttcatgattttctaaaAAGAACAAGAGAACTAAATAGCAGACTAATTAATGATGACTAGAATAGCTTCCcacacaaatcaaaacaattgcACATCTCATTCAAAACATATTAATTCATTGCATTTACAAacacttttttccttctaaatgcCCCCCAAAACCCTGTCGATAATTTTAATCACAACTTGATATCAGACCTAATTTCATAAGCTCcatgacaacaaaaataaaattccccACTGCTAATTAATTAAGAAGGTTTGGTGGTAACATGTAGTGCctgacaaaatatttatttaacccGTTTTTAATCCATCATTTCCCCTTGTTTCTTAGCACTGTtagatttttagttttaataatcTCAAAATAGGGCTTATTTTTTAAGGGAAACAaaggattatatattttaaatgtcataGATGGAAAATACTATAGTCCCAATGTCTCATTTAAGAAATAATAGAATACAGACTTATGGagataaagtgctttgccaaGGTCATAGAAAATTAATGGCAGAGCTACAGTGAAATTCCAAATATCCTAACTTGCAAGTGCATGTGTCTTCTGAGGCAATTCATGAATATCTATTGATTGATTTGagagtagaaaaataaaaggcaaaggaCTTGAAAGTAGAATTATAATTGATGAGTCACATCTATCCCAGGAGTTAGAAAGCTAGAACCCTCTAAGTCAATCTGCATAAGTAGGAAGAAACATATTTCAAACCCCCAGTATCTCATGATCTGGAAAAGCCAATACTTGCTTTTCTGAACTATGTTAGTGTTTTTGGAGTTTCTGAAGTgtcaaaggtgagatttgaatttaggtattcCTGAAGACAATTTATATGGCTACACTGTTCCGTAGAAGACCTATATTGCAGCCATATCTGGCTTCCTGAATAAATAATTGTTCAACTCTGAGCAAATTTTGAACTTATGTGAAtatgctttctcatttgtaatgaATATTATCATACTGGCAAGACTCACCACAGTGCACCATTGAGAAAATCAAGTGAGTTAGGCATGTGAATATACcttgttgtaatgggctgaggtttgagttgatgcactaaggtcccaagtacatgaggctaaatagtaattgggctatatactctattaatatacatgattggataaagaatggtccctgcccactctccgtgcaagtcctgatgtgttgtataggaaatgacgattttggtgggtggaggcagagagagcgacaggaagagaagctgggagagattgggcctgggttccatactcctagctgctggtcgtgtcgctgctggtctagctagcttcttgactcagctgcacacattgctatcaccaattctcttccacctccgatccttcttcactgagaataaagactgacgattttcccctaacctgaattcctgcctcctgctgatttaaaaatacatgatcttcacacCTTGTgactataaaacactttgcaaagatAAGGTGTATAGTGCTGATAGTTGGATTTGTTATGGAAACTCATGTTTTAGCTAACTTATCCAGTATAAGATTTTGATAAAATGTCTGTCACTAAGTTATTTCTAAtgaagtacttaaaaaaaaaaaaaaaaaaaaactctcccaGTGGAGTCAACTGCCTTTGAAGTATGATTGTATGAATACACACTATATATTGTGAGTTCCATTGAGGGAAATATAATTAaactttttagaaattttaagtCAAACAAAAGCAACCATTTCTTTTAAGATTAgtaaagagtgaatgttgaaaactatctttgcatacattttgaaaataaaaagctattattaaaaataagcaGGGGtggtaatcatgatctcagacaaagttaaagctaaaataaatttaatcaaaagagaaaaatagggaaattatacCATGTGTATgcaattattcaatatttttttagatcatttaaagtaactagacAGTATAAAGTACCTGAGAGTATACCTGATAACACAGCTATCAGGTAATATATGgacataaacataaaatactttatatacaaataaagttaCGTCTAAATACAAAAAGGGATTGGTGATTATCtatggatagagtgtcagacctgaaatcaggaagactcaaattcaaatccagctgcagaaacttactagctatgagatcctgggcaattcatttcaccttatttgcctctgtttcctcatctgtaaaatgagctggagagggaaatggtaaaccactccagtatctttcccaataAAACTCGAAATGGAGTCTCAAAGAGTAGACATGAGCCAAACAACCCAACGTCAACAGCAAAACTATTTCAAGATCTATTCACAGAACCATTGTTCCCTTTTTCCTGGGGGTCACAATTTGTTTTGCATCCTATAACAGAGCAAATGGCTTGCTGAAAGTTGTCCCCAATCACAGCATAAAGCAACAAGTTGCCAAAGGTGTTTAAGGCTGCTAATGGCCTAGAAACAATGTAAGCAGCATGTATCTGATTCTCCACGTGGCAACTGATTAAAAGGAGGCGGGATTCGATCCGGATGAGTCTCAAGATATGAAAGGGTAAAAAACATGTGTAGAAAACCACAAGGAGGAGTATAGCCAGTCTTCTTGCTTTCTGCTTATGAGAGCTCTGGGTATGAGGTCCCTGAGTGAGGTTGTAGATTATCATCATATAGCAAATAGTCACAACCACTAAGGGTAAACAGAAAGCGACAACTGTTAGAATTACATTATACCACTTGATACTGATGAGATTGTCAGAGCTTGTGAGATCAAGGCAAGCAGATCTATTCCTCTTCTGAGTTGATGTAATCAAGAAGCTCATGGGTATAACAAACACCAAAGCAATGATCCACACTGCAATACAGGCAACAATTGCCCATCTGGTTTTATGAATGGAAAAGGAGCTCATGGGGTGTATGATGACAAAGTAGCGGAAGATGCTAAAACAGGTGAGGAAGAGGATGCTGCTGTACAGGTTGAAATGGAAGCCAAAACGGATGAACTTGCACATGAAGTCTCCAAAGATCCAGTCCTCATCATTGGCATAGTAGTGGATCAAGAAAGGAAGGCTGGTCAAATATAACAAGTCTGTGCAGGCCAAGTTCATCATAATGATGGTACTGCTTTTCCAGGGCCTCATCTTGAAAATGTAAGTAGAGATGGCTATGGCATTCCCAGGGAAACCCACCAGAAAGATTATGCTGTAAATAATAGGGAGGTAGTGTTTCTTGAGTAAGAATTTTTCATCTGTGCAATTTCCAAAAGCAGCTGGATAATTATGTGCATCAGAAGTATTAGCTAAATTGCTCGGTCCTTTATTCATGgttctcttctttcatcttttaggaaaacaacatatttatttagtcaaacaataaaaatacattgGAAAGCAATTccctggaaagggaaaaaataagaacccACGCTGATGAGaagataatgaaaacaataatctGCTTTTAAACCAAAATTGCTCAGTTGTCTATATATTGGTAGTTATTTCTCCTTAATCTTAAAGGAGATTCTATGGAagcggttttttttttttcctaagaaaaagacaaaagttactgaaaatatttaaaatgtattttagtataaaaaatatttgcagtCATCATCAATTGTAGTTTTAAAATTAAGGTCAAATATTCAAAAGGACttatattcattaattaattcaataaacatttgttaaattcctactatgttccaggcattgtgccatacaacactaaggatacaaaatgaggaggttcctgccctcaaggatctctTCATGTTCTCCTTAATGAGGAATTCTTGCCAATGAAGAAGATTATAATTCAGTTCTGCCTGTCTCATCTGGTACAACTCGTATAATgctaaattagaaaattattaatattaaaatactaaaatgaGAAATTGGAGAAAGTATGTTTATCCTTGGAGGCCAacctctgttcttttcttttaaaaaccacTGCTATTTGCAGGGAGCATTcatgttaataaataaaaatataattaatggaAGAAATGTAGGAAAATCATAAGAGTTACTATCAGAGAAGCTGAGTCAAATCCTCCTCATTCTACCAATTGTGACTTCTGGGACTTCTGGCAAATCATTCCAGGTCAAAGTTCCTTTTATAAAATTATGAGTCTAGAAAAGAatatctctaaaattccttccatttctggaTCCTGAAAGAATATGTTTAAAGAAATAAAGCTCTAAAtaggtctctttttcaattttaattaatgTGTTCATTAAAGAGTTATTTGCAATTAGTTTAattctttgctaaagttgtttgAGTTTGTTCTCTCAAACAGGTTAAACATTCCCCCATAACCTACTTTATTAACTTACAAGGCAAAACCCCTTTTTTCATCCAGAGTAAAAAGATACTTTGACCCATTTCAAATGATCATATATTCCACATGAATAGACTCTTAACTTATGAGATTTTACTCTAACCTATTTTTCCTGATCCTGTTTCTACTTTTTCAGATATGACCTcaagatatgtagatatagatatatcatatatttatgtgtgtatacacatacttACACACATTTCTGCTTCTCCCCTCAAACCTCACAAAGGAATATGAGAAAGGCTACAAAACAGCAAAGTCTTAGACTAGTGGAGGTTGAAAGTggaaaaagggagaatttttttggtattttgatgtattttattctgaaaatgCATTCTTTAGAATTTCATGCAAGCTCTCCTGAAGTGGTATGGATGATGTCTTCTTCAACAAATAAGAGCTCACAATTATATAAGGTTACAAGGTTAGGAAGTGCTTCCCTCATTATATTCTGAAATGAAGACAGTATAAGTTTggcatgaggaaactgaaactcataCAGATgaattgacttgtccaagttcataaTTCCCAGAGCTGCTATTCAACTACCAAATTCTAATGCCAAAAGCAGGCTATTTCCACTATATCACACTgctattataaagaaatattctGCAGGGCTTAAATCAAAAAAGCTTATTCCTCAGCAAACTTCAATCAGCATCATTATCCAAAatgatttgataaatatttatatcccTGAGTCCCAGTAAGTTGAATATCACTAGATGAGACCAGTGGAAGTACAGGAGGAGAACTGTCCCTGCAGACCAGTCTCTACTAGTAGAGACCTCAAATAACCTGTTTGCCTCTcctgtttctaaaatataaggAATTTGTTAGGAGAGATGAGGATTGTCTCAATCTATCACTTGAAATACATCATTTATTGTCAGCTGCATTGACATGAAGGAACATGGGAAAGGgaattaaattctaaattatttatattaatatcaaTATGATTTCCCTCATGTCAATCCAATCAGTAAAGTTGCAACTATGACTTTAAGTACCTGAATTGGTTTCCTGGAGTGAattccaaaaatataaacaaaacagcAACTTGTCTTTCACAAATGAACCCTTGGTCATGTTGTGGAACAATCTCAAAAGGTGGTAGTATCAAGATAGGACAGGATTTCGTCAGGCTAAACCGCTCTAATGCTTTAACAAAACTTGGCTGGTGTTTAACTTGGTACTTATGATTAACTAATTTATTGCTAAGGAGAAAGTGGAGAAACTTAACCTTTTTCCCTCTAAGTTTCATTTAAGTTGAAATGAAAGCTAAAATATCAGTGGTGGCAGGAACAAAAGATCAGACAAATTTCTCTTAGTAATAGAGGGTAGTATACAATTGGACAGtattttttgctcttctttcaCTACCATTCTAACTCTCAGCAAGATTCATTTATTACTTCAATAGATATTTATCTAGTGCTTACTTTGTATAGACACAGTGTCAGACACTTTGAGGGATACAAAGAATAATCATAGTTCCTGACCTTATAGAGGATGATATAGTATAGGAGATTAAGTATATACAGATGTCTAATAGAGCCAAGGATGAATAAGTCAATTCTTCTTGGATATCTATGAAATAAGGGAGTTGGAATGGATGACTTCTGGGGTCCATTCCACTTATAGACATCTGATACTATGTAAAAGTATGAGAGAAGAAGTTCAATGAGAATTCATAGGAAAGAAAGATAACTTTCATATGAGAGGTATCAAGGAATGATTCAGGAAACTACCTTCCAGTTGATCCTGCAAGGATAGAAAAGAATTGGATAGAAACTGAGAGTAAGGgtagagaagggggtggggagtacAAGAGGAAATATGTAAGTAAAAGCACCAAGtcagaaaaatacattttgtatCTAGAGCAAAATGAATTTGACTAGAATATAGGATGAGATGAGTCTGGGAAAGTTAGTTGAAGACAAATCATGTAAGGTTTTGAATATTAGACAAAGGATTCTGTCTTCTTTCTACCATTGAACATTTCTGAGCTGGAGTAAGACGTGATCAGAATTGAGTTATAAGAACATTAAGTgtagaatgaattggaaaaaggatTCTGGAGCCAGTAAGGGGCTATTTTAATAGTTCTGGCAAGAAGTAATCAATACTCAAACTAGATTATGATAGTGGGAATGTAGAGAATGGGGTGGGGGTTAAGATTTAAATGACagtttaaagattaaaaaactcCAACAATTTAACAAAATACTATGTATGAtttatggtatatgtatatatatatatatatatatatatatatatatatatatgtgtgtgtgtgtgtgtgtgtgtgtgtgtgtgtatgtatatgcgtgtatacacacacacatataattgtatatgatagagaagtttaaaaaaatgacttccaTGATTTTAAGCTTGGATGTGAGGGAAGATATTGCCACtcaagaaaacaaatcaaaaaaacccAGACAAGTCAGGGAGAATGCAGCATCAAGAGTACATCCAGATAGAGTTATCCAGAAGATAAGTGGGTAAGGTATGAATTGAGGAAAGAGTTTAGATCTGGAGAGATACTCATTCACAATGATGCCATAGTGAACCTATGAGAATAGGTGGTATTTTCAAGGTAATATAGGGAAGAGAGCTGATGAGATAAACAGTGAGATAGCAATATTTGGTGAAAAGGATTAATTAAATGAGCtagtgagggaaagaagaaaacaatgatcCAAAAAGAGAATCTGAAGAGTAACAAGGAATTCAAGGGAAGAGAAAGCTTCAAGGAAAGAGTGATTGAAATGTGAAAAGTAGCAGAACTTCAATTACAACTGGATTTGCCAATTAGGAATTCATTGGGAACATTGAAAAGAACAGTAGGAACAGAATAATAGGGATAGAAGACAAAATACAAAGCAGTAAGGAGTGGATGGGTAGTGTAGAAATGGAAGCGCCAACAAATTGATCCTTCATGATCATTGCTAGTGAAGGGACAAGCAAGAAAGCTCTCTTGAGAGGATAGCAgaagtcaagggaaaaaaatgtctcaacaagaaaaaggaaggattttGGCCTAGATGGATTGTGGCATCTCTTCTAGCTCAAGATTTATGATTCTTTAATGAATATATGTGTTTGTTACCTTTGAGTCAAAGAAGTTGCTTATTATGTCTGACTATCATAGCTGGGAATAAGGAAAGACATGGGCTTAATACACAAGTAGAGAACATAGCAAAGGTGCTTTTAAGGATtacatttttcaaaatcaaatataggcaTTTTCCATGCCAGAAATTTTACCTTTTCACGGAACATCACTTGTCCCATGAAAGATCAAGTTGTATTGATAGGTAGAGTAAAAGCTCTATTTTCTAACCTTGCCCAAAGCAAACAAATACTACTAGGCTCTAATGATCACTGTGATTCAGATTAGGTCATAAATGGTCTGGCcaacaggaagaaaaatatcCCTACTAAAATAATATagggaaagaattaagaaaatccAAATAAAGGAGCTAACAGGGAAACCATTTGAAAACAAAACTGGAGAAGGTAGAGCCAACTAGCTAGACAAATAAAGTGTATACCCCAATTCTAAGTTTAACAAAGCCTGAAACTTGTTGCCCCTAGTCTTCAGGAATGGTTAATATATCCTGAGAAGTTGCTGTTCTCTGTATTATAGGGAAATTAGATACATGTTAGTTATGAATTCTCCAAATATTTCAATCTAATGACTTTTCCTCTTCATCATCAAGGAAAGGCAAAGgagaaatgatttaatatttgcCATATTTCCTAAAACTGTTTTCTGTGAATTTGTCGTCTGTCCTCCTTTCATCTTCACTGCTTCGACCCTTTCTTGATGCAGCATTTGTGTAGAATGCATAGTTGCCCTCCAACTCTCCACATGTCCAGCATTGTTTAAATCTCAGGAATCCTTATATAGAGACCCATTTGGAGTTCCGGAAGAAATTTTGTTAGTActcatgctcaaaaagttttacTTAAGTTTCCCATTGCAATTACaggtttcaaaatttggttcAAATCAAAACTTTGGCCCTTGGCCAGGAAACTATAAAGGAATTAACCTGAGCAAGGCTAATTTTAGGTAAAGTTGTGAAAGAAGTAAAGTTTGTCATTCATGTCCCTGCCTTCCTCAATGATAACCTTCCTATACGCTCTCCAATATCTCCACCAACATTCTCTCctgaaaaatcaattttattttttctttagagaaaaatctgaaatacatAGGAAGAAGTTATCAAGCATTTAAAAGAGTAGGTTATGGATGAAGaattaaatttgttctatttccaTTCTCATATCCCCTAAGGACAGAATCAAAAGCAATGGACAGTATTTGCAAATAGTCAAATTAAGTTTCATGtcaggagaaaggggaaaaaggaataaaaaaataacactctgagtgttataaaaataaaaataacaatctgAATGAAAGTGAAAGAGACTGCTTCTAGAAGTGATGAGCTCTCTCTCCCTGCTTTTTGAGATTATCAAGAGAATGAATCAGATGTGCTATAGTGTAGTTGCTTTTCTTGTATAAATTAGAGGATATGGTCCCTGAGATTCTTCTCCATTCTCAGTCCCAGATTCTGTGATGATGCAAATTACTGGTTATCTACAACTCATTATCCCTCCCCCAGGAGGGTTTTATCTTTTTAACTGAGGTCAAGGTCAAAAGTAATAAAGATACTAATTTAGATTTTCAGGCAGTAGTCCCACCTATCCTTACTCTTTCTTACAAAAGTGTGGCCCAAATTTGATGCCTCTAATTTACCTCCAGTAATGATGCTCTGCCTAGGTATAATATAAGTTTAAAACCTGACATTATAAGGTCTcagaaataaaaatcattgtccatttagaattagattagttcttaaaattttttatatttgttattgatGCTCTTAGTAGTCTGTTGAAACCAATGGACCCATAGGTTTTCAGaaggtttttacatttttttatatgCAAATGTTTTAAAGGCAAAAATTACAATGCAATCcaaaggaagtcaattatattgaaatacagttatgaaaatattttaaaataagtttatgtACCCTaactgaaggaaggaaggaaggaaggaaggagggaagaaaggaaggaaggaagaaaggaagggagggagggagggaagaagagagggagaaaagaagggagggaaggagaaaggaaggaagggagggagaaaaagagggaggcaaggagggagagaggaagggagaaaggaagggagggaggaagaaggaaggaaagaaggaaggaagaaggaaagaaggaaggaaggaagagaggaaggaaaaggaaggagggaaggatagagggagggaggaaggaaagcaattaaagaagggaggaaagaagggaaaacaaggaagaagagaaggttgaaggggaagaaaggaaggtaaaaggaagaaaggggaaagcaagaaaaaagagagagtgtgagaagaagggagaaagaaaaggaaggagagaagaagaaaagttgggaagaagagagaagagtaagtagggaagaaggaagaaaaggaggcagagagggagggacagaaagaaaaaagaaggaaagaagaagggagtgagggaggaagggaaaattgaaggctgagaggaggaaggaaggaaagtaaagaagggagaggaaaaaaggagggaaaagggcaaggaagaagagaatgaaaggggggaaagaagataaaaggaatGTAGGGGGAGGAAGAATAGAGAGGGTGAGAAGTAGGGACAGAGGAacggagggagagaagaagagagagagtgggaagagaggagaaagaaaaggaagaagagaagaagggaaggagggagtgagggaaaacAAGGTCAAAGAGGGAAAGTAACACTTAAGGTGTTACAgttagtaaatagcagagctgggaCAGAAACCCACGTTCTCTATACCTAAATCCAGTGCTTTTCTACTATATTCCTCTGTCTTTTTGAGCTGACTAAGAGTTAGCTTTTTTTTACACCTTGATGTTCACTGCTTCGAAGAGCCCACACCAGCCAGGATATCCTCCCAATTTACCCCCACTCTCCACTCACAGCCTTACTTACCTGTAGCTTGGCAGCTTCCTGAACAGATGCATCCTACATAGCTGGTTCCTGTAG
Encoded here:
- the OXGR1 gene encoding 2-oxoglutarate receptor 1, with the translated sequence MNKGPSNLANTSDAHNYPAAFGNCTDEKFLLKKHYLPIIYSIIFLVGFPGNAIAISTYIFKMRPWKSSTIIMMNLACTDLLYLTSLPFLIHYYANDEDWIFGDFMCKFIRFGFHFNLYSSILFLTCFSIFRYFVIIHPMSSFSIHKTRWAIVACIAVWIIALVFVIPMSFLITSTQKRNRSACLDLTSSDNLISIKWYNVILTVVAFCLPLVVVTICYMMIIYNLTQGPHTQSSHKQKARRLAILLLVVFYTCFLPFHILRLIRIESRLLLISCHVENQIHAAYIVSRPLAALNTFGNLLLYAVIGDNFQQAICSVIGCKTNCDPQEKGNNGSVNRS